A portion of the candidate division KSB1 bacterium genome contains these proteins:
- a CDS encoding CoA-binding protein, giving the protein MSILVDENSRVLVQGITGREGMARTKLMMEYGTKVVAGCTPGKGNQTVLDVPVYDTVLEARENVSEINTSVIFVPAPLVKNAALEAIAAGIKLLVLVPDRVPIYDVLEIAHAAKEAGAQFLGPNTLGMLSVDKGVLGMMGGRAQTAKQWFKKGNVGVTSRSGGITSSIGYYLSKSGVGLSSIVHVGGDVIVGMPHPEIVKRFQDDPETEAVVLFGEIGTSQEEQVADLIENGEFTKPLIAFIGGAAAKSGTRFSHAGAIVEGNRGTHESKVKRLKDVGAHMVENFDDIPKVTKEVLQTLN; this is encoded by the coding sequence ATGTCTATTTTAGTTGATGAAAATTCCCGCGTCCTGGTGCAAGGCATCACCGGCCGCGAAGGCATGGCCCGCACGAAGCTGATGATGGAATACGGCACAAAAGTAGTTGCCGGTTGTACACCCGGCAAAGGAAACCAGACTGTTTTGGACGTTCCGGTTTATGACACCGTTCTGGAGGCCAGGGAGAATGTTTCTGAGATCAACACGTCGGTAATTTTTGTGCCGGCGCCTTTGGTAAAAAATGCTGCGCTAGAAGCTATTGCTGCTGGAATTAAACTGCTTGTGCTGGTCCCTGATCGTGTCCCTATTTATGACGTGTTAGAAATCGCTCACGCTGCTAAAGAAGCGGGTGCACAATTTTTAGGCCCAAATACTCTGGGTATGCTCAGCGTTGACAAAGGTGTCTTGGGAATGATGGGCGGTCGGGCGCAAACCGCGAAACAGTGGTTTAAAAAAGGCAACGTCGGCGTCACTTCCCGAAGTGGCGGGATCACTTCATCTATTGGCTATTATTTAAGTAAAAGCGGCGTTGGGCTAAGCTCAATTGTTCACGTCGGGGGGGACGTCATTGTCGGCATGCCGCACCCGGAAATCGTGAAGAGATTTCAAGACGATCCCGAAACCGAGGCTGTGGTCCTGTTTGGTGAAATCGGCACCTCGCAGGAAGAGCAAGTCGCTGACTTAATTGAAAATGGAGAATTTACCAAGCCGCTGATCGCTTTTATCGGTGGCGCTGCTGCAAAATCCGGAACGAGATTTTCGCATGCAGGTGCCATTGTGGAAGGGAATAGAGGAACCCATGAAAGTAAAGTAAAGCGGC
- a CDS encoding acetate--CoA ligase family protein, translating to MARLHEHKGKELLREFKIPIPKGILASSPEEVFKAAQEIASPVVIKAQIWATGRAGLGGIQFAENPDEAQVAAEKIFGLKVNDFEVTQVLVEEQIKIKQEFYAGIIIDDAAKCPVVIFSSIGGTGIEEIAAEHPEKVGKLKIDVISGLKDFQARDLIRKTGISGRLQMQLADVLVKLWNVAKKYEARSAEINPLVLTEEGQVMAADCRIAVDDYAVFRHPELDIDIARELNRPPSELDKIAYDVEKNDYRGTFYFIQMAEGFQKGEGYIGFHGAGGGGSMMSMDAVVAQGFKLANFTDTSGNPPASKVYRAAKIILSQKNIDAYFGSGSGVASQEQYHSARGLVKAFREENLSIPAVIRLGGNSEDLAIDILENYTKDLPAPVEGFKKDDSAFSCAERLKELVDSHKGNGKPEKQFTKPIAEKPYTFETITGSITYDHAACVDCESKICIEKCVPEILKLENNVPVLAISKDEAKAGKCIECLACEIECIFHGNKGAYIDLPIAGLEEYRKKVA from the coding sequence ATGGCAAGACTACACGAACATAAAGGCAAAGAACTCCTGCGCGAATTTAAAATACCGATTCCAAAAGGTATTTTAGCATCGAGTCCTGAGGAGGTTTTTAAAGCAGCTCAAGAAATCGCTTCTCCGGTCGTAATCAAAGCACAGATCTGGGCAACCGGGCGCGCCGGGTTGGGCGGAATTCAATTCGCCGAAAACCCGGATGAAGCGCAAGTGGCTGCGGAAAAAATATTTGGACTCAAGGTGAACGACTTTGAAGTGACTCAGGTTCTGGTCGAAGAGCAGATCAAAATTAAGCAGGAATTTTATGCCGGAATTATCATCGACGATGCCGCTAAATGTCCGGTGGTGATTTTTAGCTCGATTGGTGGAACGGGCATTGAAGAAATCGCTGCAGAGCATCCTGAAAAAGTTGGTAAACTAAAGATCGATGTCATCAGCGGTCTGAAAGATTTTCAGGCGCGCGACTTAATTCGCAAAACCGGAATTTCAGGCCGACTGCAGATGCAGCTTGCAGATGTGCTGGTCAAGTTGTGGAACGTTGCTAAAAAATATGAAGCCCGTTCCGCTGAAATTAATCCGTTGGTTTTGACCGAAGAAGGTCAGGTCATGGCCGCGGATTGCCGGATTGCCGTCGATGACTATGCCGTTTTCCGCCATCCGGAGCTCGATATCGATATCGCCAGAGAGTTGAACCGGCCGCCTTCTGAATTGGATAAAATTGCTTACGATGTTGAAAAAAACGATTACCGCGGCACGTTTTATTTCATTCAAATGGCAGAAGGCTTTCAAAAAGGTGAAGGGTACATCGGCTTTCATGGTGCCGGCGGCGGCGGCTCGATGATGTCCATGGACGCCGTCGTGGCACAGGGATTTAAATTGGCCAATTTCACTGATACCAGCGGCAATCCACCCGCTTCGAAAGTTTACCGCGCCGCTAAAATCATTTTGTCGCAAAAGAATATCGATGCTTACTTCGGTTCGGGATCCGGTGTAGCCAGTCAGGAGCAGTATCACTCGGCCAGAGGTTTGGTCAAAGCCTTTCGGGAAGAGAACTTGTCGATTCCGGCGGTTATTCGGCTTGGCGGGAACTCCGAGGATCTTGCCATCGATATTCTGGAAAATTATACAAAAGATTTGCCGGCACCAGTTGAGGGGTTTAAAAAAGACGACTCTGCGTTTTCTTGTGCCGAAAGGCTGAAAGAGTTGGTTGACAGTCACAAAGGAAATGGTAAACCGGAAAAGCAATTTACCAAGCCCATTGCCGAAAAGCCCTACACCTTTGAAACGATCACCGGAAGCATCACTTACGATCACGCCGCATGTGTGGATTGTGAAAGCAAAATTTGCATTGAAAAATGTGTTCCTGAAATCCTAAAACTAGAGAATAATGTGCCAGTTCTGGCCATATCGAAAGACGAGGCAAAGGCCGGTAAATGCATCGAATGTTTGGCCTGCGAAATCGAGTGTATCTTTCATGGCAATAAAGGCGCTTATATCGATTTGCCAATCGCCGGATTAGAAGAATATCGGAAAAAGGTTGCTTGA
- a CDS encoding type II toxin-antitoxin system PemK/MazF family toxin, giving the protein MPRYIPEKGDFVIVTFDPQSGHEQKGRRPALVVSNKLFNGATGLTIVCPITNTNRNIPFHVAIPRESSLTGYVMVEQVKSIDYKSRQIKLIEKAPSNILVEVLGILDACIYQDA; this is encoded by the coding sequence ATGCCTCGGTATATCCCGGAAAAAGGAGATTTTGTAATCGTGACATTTGATCCGCAATCCGGACATGAACAAAAAGGCCGACGTCCAGCATTAGTTGTCAGCAACAAACTATTTAACGGGGCTACAGGTCTTACTATTGTATGTCCCATCACTAACACAAATCGTAATATTCCCTTTCATGTTGCAATTCCGAGAGAATCATCTTTAACAGGTTATGTGATGGTTGAACAAGTGAAATCAATTGACTACAAGAGTCGTCAAATTAAACTTATTGAAAAAGCACCAAGTAACATCTTGGTTGAAGTGCTTGGTATCCTAGATGCTTGTATATATCAAGACGCCTAA
- a CDS encoding AbrB/MazE/SpoVT family DNA-binding domain-containing protein, translating to MLSKVQKWGNSQGIRIPKNLLENSHINVGEEVDITVQEGKIIVESTNKIRGRYNIRDLVSKMPKDYKPKEENWGAPMGREIW from the coding sequence ATGTTATCCAAAGTTCAAAAATGGGGAAACAGTCAGGGAATAAGAATTCCCAAAAACCTTCTTGAAAATTCTCATATTAATGTTGGAGAAGAAGTTGATATCACGGTTCAAGAAGGAAAAATTATTGTAGAATCCACGAATAAAATACGTGGAAGATATAATATAAGAGATTTGGTCAGTAAGATGCCAAAGGATTATAAACCAAAAGAGGAAAATTGGGGTGCTCCTATGGGACGGGAGATTTGGTAG
- a CDS encoding PD40 domain-containing protein, with translation MSTKVFVLLVGCFLLLSIGCKQESSKRAQITSGPSNDGTVRYSPDGSQVAFISDRSGSQAIWKVTSDGAQATQLTPEQNWLAWVRWSPDGGKIVYASDKEAPPDIWVVSSTGGEPTRLTTDPGLEMDPTWSPDGSKIAFHSNKGGDFNIWIMAADGGEETQITTNKADDFSPRWSPDGQKIAFQSSRGGKQSIWTIPTSIGESTQITSDEGDDGNARWSPDGSQIAFQSDRTGNNDIWVVSATGGEPKQLTTDQGDDFSPQWSPDGRRIAFLSDRGGKTDMWAVPATGGAAVQLTDDQGTEGSVTWSPDGQAIAFSYNENKTHIWTVPAQGGPSKQITTGDRNEFAPEFLPDGNQITFTSDRNGNSDIFLVPAGGGEVVRLTSDQGDDFSPRCSPDGKLIAYVSDRRGDNDIWVIPVSGGDERQLTHDKANDFGLEWSPDGQTIAFVSDRENSTGDIWTISAAGGTAKRLTTQGACFGPNFSADGTAIIYASSSTADGQAHLWMVPADGGAPKQLTKMNYEAGAVYAPDGMSVAFNGHDGKSFDLYVMEIAGGQATRLTDDPTWEVGARWSPDGNKIAFLSNKEGNYEVYVMPAGGGEATRMTTSAGDESAIWWSPDANSIVYSLNEGNTDLWTINVASVLASMPQKEVTAK, from the coding sequence ATGTCAACCAAAGTTTTTGTTCTACTCGTAGGATGTTTTCTGCTCCTTAGTATCGGATGCAAACAGGAATCTTCGAAGCGTGCACAAATTACAAGTGGCCCGAGCAATGACGGAACAGTGCGCTATTCACCTGACGGGAGCCAAGTTGCTTTTATCTCCGACCGGTCAGGGTCCCAGGCGATCTGGAAAGTAACTTCGGATGGCGCTCAGGCCACGCAGCTGACTCCGGAGCAAAATTGGCTGGCTTGGGTTAGGTGGTCTCCAGACGGCGGCAAAATAGTCTATGCCTCAGATAAAGAGGCGCCGCCAGATATTTGGGTGGTTTCATCCACCGGAGGAGAACCCACTCGGCTTACGACCGATCCGGGACTGGAAATGGATCCAACCTGGTCGCCTGATGGCAGCAAAATCGCCTTTCACAGTAATAAGGGTGGCGATTTTAACATCTGGATCATGGCAGCAGATGGAGGTGAAGAAACTCAGATCACTACGAATAAAGCGGACGATTTTTCACCGCGATGGTCGCCTGATGGACAAAAGATCGCTTTTCAATCCAGTCGAGGTGGGAAACAAAGCATCTGGACAATTCCAACTTCAATAGGTGAATCAACCCAAATCACGTCAGACGAAGGGGATGATGGTAATGCTCGGTGGTCACCTGACGGATCACAGATTGCTTTCCAGTCAGATCGGACTGGCAACAACGATATTTGGGTCGTCTCTGCCACTGGTGGTGAGCCCAAACAGTTAACAACAGATCAAGGCGATGATTTTTCACCGCAATGGTCACCAGACGGCAGGCGGATTGCGTTTCTCTCTGATCGGGGGGGCAAGACAGACATGTGGGCGGTCCCGGCAACTGGAGGTGCGGCCGTTCAGTTGACAGATGACCAGGGCACCGAGGGTTCGGTGACATGGTCTCCAGATGGGCAAGCTATTGCCTTCTCTTATAATGAGAATAAGACTCATATTTGGACCGTTCCAGCGCAAGGTGGCCCAAGCAAGCAGATCACGACTGGAGATAGGAACGAATTCGCCCCTGAGTTCTTACCTGACGGCAACCAAATAACCTTTACATCCGACAGAAATGGGAACAGCGATATCTTCCTCGTTCCTGCTGGCGGTGGTGAAGTAGTACGACTTACATCAGATCAAGGCGATGATTTTTCCCCACGCTGCTCTCCGGACGGCAAATTAATCGCCTATGTTTCTGACCGCAGGGGTGATAACGACATCTGGGTGATTCCAGTTTCCGGTGGCGATGAAAGGCAGCTTACCCACGACAAAGCCAATGATTTCGGTTTGGAGTGGTCGCCGGATGGTCAGACTATCGCTTTTGTTTCGGATCGCGAAAATAGTACAGGGGACATCTGGACCATCTCAGCCGCGGGTGGAACAGCAAAAAGATTGACTACACAGGGAGCTTGTTTTGGTCCAAACTTTAGTGCCGACGGAACTGCTATCATTTACGCTTCTTCGAGCACGGCGGATGGGCAGGCGCACCTTTGGATGGTTCCTGCTGATGGAGGAGCCCCAAAGCAGTTAACGAAAATGAATTATGAAGCGGGTGCTGTGTACGCGCCAGATGGCATGTCCGTTGCATTTAACGGTCATGATGGCAAAAGTTTTGATCTCTATGTGATGGAGATTGCTGGGGGCCAGGCCACTCGATTAACCGATGATCCGACTTGGGAAGTTGGGGCGAGATGGTCACCAGATGGCAACAAAATTGCGTTTCTCTCAAACAAAGAGGGCAACTACGAAGTTTATGTTATGCCAGCCGGAGGCGGAGAGGCCACTCGGATGACCACGAGTGCCGGTGATGAGTCGGCGATCTGGTGGTCCCCTGATGCAAATTCAATCGTCTACAGCCTCAATGAAGGGAATACCGATCTCTGGACTATAAACGTAGCCTCAGTGCTTGCAAGCATGCCACAGAAGGAGGTTACCGCCAAGTAA
- a CDS encoding aminopeptidase 1, with amino-acid sequence MTFLFRLFAFLLFPTILLAQLSTKSSWSKINENNRQAVFQFAEEYKEFMATAKTELATVREVVALAEKSGFKRLTENSSWRPGAKYYDVNRDRTISLIVVGKSKLRQGVRLIGSHIDSPRLELKGRPLYESNGFAQFQTLYHGGIKKYQWVNVPLALMGRIDKTDGSTVWINIGNQPGEPVFVIPDLAPHVDRAYRKRTSRDVISGEELDPLVGSIPDEEGNVDKQIMAYLEKTYNIGRADFISAELALVPATRPADVGFDKGLVAAYGQDDRLCSYIAARASIAVKNPPYTTIAFLVDNEESGSNNNTGANSDYLRGLLGRLLYLESPGQSSEFHLRKVLQKTQVLSADVTTGVNPLFPGVQEHSNAAKLSHGVVIKLYGRGNSPNSEFTARFRQILEKEKIPYQTHTYKVDVGGGGTIGHFLSRDGMEVLDCGIPLLSMHSTYSLSSKIDLWQLYRAFQAFYSESK; translated from the coding sequence ATGACGTTTTTATTCCGCCTATTTGCCTTTCTTCTCTTCCCGACTATTCTACTTGCGCAGCTCAGCACGAAATCTTCGTGGTCAAAAATAAACGAGAATAACCGCCAAGCGGTGTTTCAGTTTGCGGAGGAGTACAAGGAATTTATGGCGACCGCAAAAACTGAGCTTGCGACCGTAAGGGAGGTCGTCGCTCTTGCTGAAAAGAGCGGCTTTAAACGATTGACAGAAAACTCATCCTGGCGACCCGGCGCGAAATACTACGACGTCAACCGCGATCGCACGATTAGCCTTATCGTTGTGGGAAAGAGCAAGCTAAGACAGGGGGTGCGGCTTATCGGCAGCCATATTGACTCGCCACGGCTTGAGTTGAAAGGGCGGCCGCTATACGAAAGCAATGGATTCGCACAATTCCAGACGTTATATCACGGCGGTATCAAGAAATACCAGTGGGTCAACGTGCCATTGGCATTAATGGGACGCATTGATAAAACGGATGGAAGTACGGTATGGATAAATATCGGTAACCAGCCTGGCGAGCCTGTTTTCGTCATTCCTGACTTAGCACCACACGTTGATCGAGCCTATCGCAAACGTACCAGCAGGGACGTTATTAGCGGTGAAGAATTGGACCCGCTAGTGGGTTCAATTCCTGACGAAGAGGGTAATGTGGACAAACAAATCATGGCCTATCTTGAGAAGACTTATAATATAGGCCGTGCAGATTTCATATCTGCGGAGCTAGCTCTCGTTCCTGCCACCCGGCCCGCAGATGTTGGCTTTGACAAGGGATTAGTTGCAGCCTATGGCCAGGATGATCGCCTGTGCAGCTATATTGCCGCGCGTGCCAGCATTGCAGTAAAGAATCCGCCCTATACCACAATAGCCTTTCTAGTGGACAATGAAGAGAGTGGGTCCAACAATAATACCGGCGCGAACTCGGATTATTTGCGCGGACTGCTGGGTCGTTTGTTATATCTGGAAAGCCCTGGGCAATCTTCAGAATTTCACCTCAGGAAGGTGCTACAAAAAACTCAGGTGTTATCAGCGGACGTAACGACAGGTGTTAACCCGCTGTTTCCGGGCGTGCAAGAGCATTCTAACGCCGCCAAACTGAGTCACGGTGTTGTCATTAAATTATATGGGCGTGGCAATAGCCCAAATAGTGAATTCACGGCTCGATTTCGCCAGATTCTTGAGAAGGAGAAAATTCCGTATCAGACGCATACTTATAAAGTAGACGTTGGCGGCGGTGGTACCATCGGACATTTTCTTTCGCGCGATGGCATGGAAGTATTGGATTGCGGCATTCCGCTTTTATCCATGCATTCTACGTATTCACTTTCTTCCAAAATCGATCTCTGGCAACTATATCGGGCTTTCCAGGCGTTTTATAGTGAGTCAAAGTAG